Part of the Vanacampus margaritifer isolate UIUO_Vmar chromosome 12, RoL_Vmar_1.0, whole genome shotgun sequence genome, ggcaaaaaaaagtggtatgttTTAACCcaacctatttatttatttatctatcagAAATAGGGCCCAATAATTACCATTATAGGTATTGCAAGTTACTGTCATTTGAAAGTAATTTGTTAGGTTACAATATTACTGTCTTTCAATTGCAATGTGTTAAACTAATGCTGCGTAACTTCTGAGTGATTTTCACCACAACAATTACAACATGAGTGTTTCCAGCCCTTTTTTAGGGGTGGCCAAGCATCCCTAAATTGAATCCCCAAAAGCAAAAGCATAAAAAGCAGGCTTTGATGCACCTtgtgacatgaagaggtggcttaaggcaatggtagttattaccaaaaaaacggccagcaggtggcagcagagtataagagatcagccagggccatcaTGCaaggagctctttttttttgtcagtgtttgaatggaggaatgtgaatattgattaaacttagctatattctaatgctaataaatatacttttttttcctaatgaaagaagagactcaaatttattttggcaggttccatatttttatagcaataaataaatggctgggagtgaatgagttaatgaatagTTACAAATCTGAAATTTGTTGGTTTGGCATGAAAAATTGAATTTGGCATTTTCCATACTAAAAACTAGCCTGGAAACTTTGCACTCTGACATCTGTTGAATTAAGGGGTTAAACATCTGACGTTTGAGTAGAAGCTTAAAATACTTTACCGATGTCGATAGCAGATGCAATTGCCAAGGCAACCAGGGCCTCATTCTGCATGATGACATGCTCACTTTTGGACATGGAAATAAGGTGGCGAATTCCATCTGCCTTTACTATAGCCTGGATGACACCCTGTCAGAAAACGTTTATGtaagtacaacaacaacaataataataataataaccacaaTAGTACATAACtgctttatttaatatattttaagtgGCCCAAGGACAGCAAAGCATAGATGCATTGATATCGCCACTGGGGTTTGGtttggataaaaacaaaaaaactcactgGCCTGCGGCTGTGCCTTATAAGGGCGGACAATAGCCGACTGGCTTCTCCTCTTAGTCCTACATGGTCTTTGGCTTCACACCACTCCGTAACACGACATAGGAGAGTGGCATCAGTTCCCAGCACCAGAGCTGCTTCCTCTGGCGAACAGACAGaagaaccccaaaaaaatacataaccgattttcaaatgtattggaAATGTGTGGGATTAATGCATTCAATACGATAAGCGTTCATTCACATGTAGATGTTTACCTTGTCCATCAGCCATCATGCGTAGCGTACCAAGCAGTTTGAATTGAACTGGGGGCATATCAGACCGCAGGAGGCTCTTGATCCTCACTGCCACGCCGTCGTCCATCATACGCACCTTATTGCTAGCTtcaaaacagaaaatatttgcattgtgattggttcattttgaacacagccacatcttcacttttaaagtcaaccttgaacatttcttgacaataatatgttatatgtgacctcactagtctaaacatgacagcgtgattaatattacatttgtggaatatgagttaagcagcaaaattcagccgtttttatccatctcagggggcggccattttgccacttgctgccgactgaagatgacatcacagttgctcagagctcaggcaaccactaatcacagctcacctgttttctgaagctgagagTGGGGCTgcttagaacatattgtaaaaaaaaaaaaaaattggggggttgacttcccctttaagagggTCTTCCCACTTGTGCCACTAGATTATcccagttgtttattttttattcccccttttaaaaatatatttttttccaatcgggctgttcacttttatttatatctCACATTAATTGTGGAAAGAGTTTTCAAATTATTTCCCATTCTTAATCATCACTAATGGTTCAATGTTTCACAGCTCTTTCTGTGACATAAttaatgtttgtttacaaacaaaccaaaacgaGTTATTTCTATCAGTACCTGGAATGGCTAAATTTCGTAGTGCGCTCAACCCAGCATGGAGAACGGACACGTCTCCTTCGTCAATATGCTGTTCCAACATCGTCAGGATGTGAGGAACCACGCCAAGGTCCATCATCTTCACACAGTTACTGtctggcatgaaaaaaaaatagaacaataAGAAGGAGAAACGTTCCCATCAAAAAGGTTCTGATACAGACAAAATATCAGGATGAATATTTTACCATTTCTGGCAAAGTTGGCAATAGCCAAGGCTCCGGACAACTGCAGCTGTGTGTTGGAGCTCTGCAGCCAGGACAGAACATCCTGGTACACCATACCTGAACCTTCACTGAAACATTTTTGCATGGACTCATCtgacaaatgcacacacacacacacacacacacatggacactGTACTTATATATTGATATCAGACCTCATAGATTATATCTTTATTTGGGCTTTTTCTGGTCACTTCATGATAGCAACAAGGCAAGCATTCAAATTAACGGATTGAGCGATTGATCTGGGGAAAATGAGATCAAGAGTACTGTATGACTTAAAATCCTAAAATGTAAAGAAAGGTTTCACCTTGCAGCACTCACCTCCTAAAAGCAGGGACACTATGAGATTAGAGGCAATCTTGATACTGCAAAGGGTCGCAGGCTCTGAACATCCCTGAAGGCCCCTGATCAGCTCAGATAACGCCTCTGGTACCCCGGATTCAACAAACTGAAACTTCAGGATATCTGTTGGGAAAGAAGCGCTGGTTAACACATCTAGGTTTTCTCTAACATTAGTTTTGTTCTATGCAATATTGTACTACTAAGCAATTTATTTTTGAGTTCAATcttgatgaactcattcactgccattgacagctatagacgtcaaaaatgaattttaactatttctattagtttaacagtttttccacttttgttaacaagagtatgaaaacctagaatttttttattgtacatttagaacagatatgaaatttgtgattaatcacgagttaactagtgaagtcatgcgattaattacgattaaaaactttaatcgcctgacgctccaaattttttataatattttctttttctttttttttattcataaattcattttaacagtttctattagtttaacatttttttccacttttgttatcaagagtacgaaaaacctagatttttttaattgtacatttagaacagatataaaatttgtgattaattgtgagttaactagtgaaatcatgcgattaattacgctgaaattttttaatcgcctgacggtccgatttttttattatctttaagtcgcgtaattaatgtaattaatcgcatgacttcaatagttaactcacgattaatcacacattttatatctgttctaaatgtaaaattaaaaaaatctaggttttcatactcttgataacagaagtggaaaaaaaaagttaaactaatagaaactgttaaaattaatttctgacgtcaatagccgtcaatggcagtgaatgagttaatttgtaaaaaaaaaaaaaaaaaaaaagataaacatcCTTCATCTATCTAGTAAAGCATTTGAGTCCATACGCCCCACCCACTAAGTGTactctctctctcgttctcttGTTCTATTCAACAGTTAGCATAAGCAACACATATAAACACACCATTCTCAGCCAGTGAGCCCAATATTTCCAGGATGGCGTGTTGACGTTCAGCATCCGGTGCTCGTTTCAGTTGAAATATCAGCACATCTCCTACATCAACTTCAATAAGAGCCTCCCTCGCAGAATCTGCAAACATGGGTTTTGTAGTTAGCTTCACAATGGAATTGGTGATACTTATCCCACGACTTTGAATTTTCATAGGATAATGTAAGTATCTAATAGCTCTGTACAAATTTATGAGACCACCAAATGTAACAACTACCCAATGTTTAGGGGATTTTTATGGCCGAATATACTTGTTCAGAACTTATTTCAGCTTACTAAAACAGTTTTAATATAAGAATGCACATATGTATTATATGAATATAATTGTATTTGCTTGGTATCTGTCAGCCGTCATCTGAATCCAAACTTACCCATGTCTGCCAAATTACAGAGCGCCAACACACAAACGTTGACCAGGGGATCATTTTCTGGATGTTTCCTCATGATAGACACGAGCTTGAGGATGACGCCAGAGTGAACTAACTGATCCTGTTGGTATGCTGTGTGGAGTGAgagaaaatatattattgtgtTTCAGAGCATTCTGACAGAAATAAATACAGCATTGCTGGTTAACTTGGCATGTCAGAGGCAAAACAACAGATTTATTTGTTGTACCTTTTGTATCTGAAGTGGTCTATTActataaattaaacaaaatcctTTCAACAGTaaagaccgtttttttttttggtactatGGTCCAGATAGAAGTGGTGCACAATATAGTAATAGATTTTGAAAGGGTAGACcaagctaagttgatgtgtcgaatctgctgctctccgttattcacttgcatttaccttaagtatgctagcttctgattggtttgtgttagtcagctgataattattaattaattaattaataattaaagtttaaattaagaatgaatgcatctccatcctgccttttttttttttttataaacagtgtcccattaaccaccaacgaatccttacattagactatagctaccctacgtgtatttctcgttcttgcaaatctgccactttataaagtcgctaCTTTGcgactttaaaaagtggcaaatttgcgagttttctCTCTCTGCATTTCGCCACCGCTCTCTAACAAAAATCGATTTATACGtgggccctaatacgccgtcgtatgaATTTAACCTCGCGTAACaagaaaggaaaataataaaatatttcagcGTGAACGTAGACTCACGGTTGTCAAAGCAAATACGACCAATTGCTCTGCCAGTATTGAGCAGCATCTCTGGCTCACTACTGTCCAAATGAGGAACCAGCACCTTCACCAAGCCTGCCTCAATACACAAACCCCTGACTGCACCTAAAAGACAGAGATATTAAATTTTATGCTCCTAAATTCTATTAAGATGTCCAAATACATGTAGTTGTTGTATTTGCATGTTATTCATTGAATGCAGTAAAGATTTAAACTTTGTCCTACCTTCCCGGGCCATTTCCGCCACTAACAAGGCAACCTGGCAGCTCagactgcttttattttgtaaagcctGAGCAAGTATAGGTAGAATCCCACTTTTGGCAATTTGAACAGCAATGTCTTTCTCTGTAAAAAATGGGAATAAATTAGCTGTTAGTAACCGCACATGCCCAACGCCAGCAAAAGGAAGGTGTGTAAGAAATTGACTTAAGCGCAAACGGGAGAATATGCCCCTAAGTTCACAGACTGAATTAGGCTCCTGAATTGAAGTTGCACTGTGTATGgcatgcgtgtgtttttttttttacttactctTTTCTAACTGTGCAGCCAGAATTGTGTCCAAATGAGGTTTCAGCTCCTCTTCAATGAGTTCTGTACTCACACTGATAGCCTGGAGTGCATCGGACAGAGCATCTGCAAAACACAATCGCAATTACAAAGATACACTAACAACATAAGTCAATGAAGCAACAAAtagcctaccaaaagaaaaacaataagagAATAAATCAAAGCTGTTGCGTCACCATTGAttttaatagtagtagtagaataTGCGACATGGCCAGGCGCGATGACACTCAACAAAAAAACCGGACTAAAATCAAGAGCGATCATTCACTGGCCAACACAAAATTTATTAcagaagttttgttttgtttttttttaaagctgatttatgatcattttgatgTGCTTTtgatgtgcccccccccccaaaaaaaaagaaaataaataaatgtttccatGGATATGATTACATTCTAAGTTAGTTATGGgatgaaaaaacatattggatgataactagtttttttgttttttttcaggcagAGTTAAATCACAGGTCAATCTTGACCTTTAACCCTAAAGGTGAGGGCAGCGTTCTAACATATTAATAATGAATTGATCTATGTATTTTCTGTCCAGAGAGTGTACCCCTATGTTTCATGCACTGTTAGATGTTTATTTGATGTTCTGTCTTAATAGACTGGAGCTTAGAACCTTCTCCTGCTCACGTGAGATAAACAAGAGCCCTGTAGACGATAATCACCACAGATAATCCATTTTAAGTCAAACAAAAATAGCCTAGGAACATGACATGCTATCAAGGTGATGCgcacactatctatctatccattgtGTGCATAtcacaataaatacatgttCGAGTTAAATACAGTACTCACCACTGTCACCGGTGTCAGTCATGGCTGGCTGGCTGCGGTCTGCAAATATTCTGCTAGCGTCGGTGTCTGGCTAATTGCACTGTTAGCAGTTAACGCCTTGTGTGCAGAGGTGAAACTCACACTTTGGGATTTGGATGAACTAAGACTCTCTCTTTGAATTTGTATGTGTCTGTTTGTTTCTCATCTTCTGTCTGGTTCTCCAATAAAATTGGTCTTCTCTCCTCCTTCCTTCTCTCTCTGTGCTTGCTATTTGGACAGTACATTACAGACAGGGGAGTAGTGTCCCACCAGAGGGCGCTATTTGGATATCTTTCCAATATGGTAATAAACACTTTGGGATTTAATATGTTGTGTGTGGAAGGTAAGGGTCATTCCAGAACTGGAGTTTGGGGGACCAAggctgccaaaattcaaaataaataaataaattactaaataaataattaaatgactaaaagtgaaaatgtttatatccgtttttattttcacttttggccatttatttatttttgaattttggcagttttggtcctccatagtggAGGACATTTTACATCCCACccatcaaattttaaataatccacaTCCAAAATACGAAAACAGGCAATTTCTGAGTAAATTTACTTGTCCTGAGGCCAAATCTAATATACCTCTAAATCTAAATACCTATATTTCATTTGCATATATATCACGTGACTTCACCAGTGCGGACTGCggaagtgaatgagttgtgTACGGAACACAGAGCAACTTAGGGAGTGTTATTATCctaattataaattattattgccCATCTATCCATGACATCTACTAGTTGAACTGAAGTTCGCCTGTCGGTAGAAGTAGCACATTTAGTCGGGGTTTATAAAATGCGATATTCACATAAATTGGAGTCTTAATGGTCTGTATCATACATGCAGTGTATTCCTTATATTATCAGCTTTTCAAATAGCCCACATCAAAggttaaacaataaaacaagggGAAATATAAAAGAAACTGTACATCAAGTTTGTGAAAGAAAGTTATTTTGCGTGCAAAAAGATAGGCGTGCTCAGGCGCTACACGCTTGAGCGCACGCCTGCCCTGTCGCGGAGGGTAACAACATGGCTTCCGTGTTTTCAGTTGGCCAGACgctctctatatacggctctgcAATTCCTTGAACAACACTGCGTTCTGCTGGAGTAGGAAGGCAGAAACAGATCATGCCACCTGCAATCACAGACCCTTCTCAGATCATGTGCTATGAGAAGGTGCAATAGCAGGAGCGGACTGAAGAGGACAGAAATACGCTGTAGTAGCTTCATGcctgccacaattaagtagagGAAGATAGCTCGTGTTGACAAAACTTATTTCCTCCCCCTTATTTGAGTCTTTATGACATGCCATGATGACTTAAAGGACTAAACGAACGAAGGAAATAAGTCGTGACATCGCGGGGGCTACCATTTTGACGTGAGTTTGTTTTTGACATGAACTCTGTCGTAACAGTGCTTAACCCCTGATGTGCTATAGCGTCAAAAAGCATATCGATTTTTCTATTCGCGGAGCGCGTTTCATTACTTTTCAAAGAAACaccacaaaatgacattttaacacaaaatatgaatacGGAAATAATGTGATCAAAGAAATGGCAACAGACGGAAGTGAAAAAGTTGTATCGGGACACGTACCCCAAAATTTAACCCATAATTTGGGACCCCGGTCAGCTCGGGGTCCctgccttattattattattatgatgatgacggtgatgatgatgatggtgattattattattgttattgttgttgttgttgttgttgttgttattgagaAGACATCCATGCAAAATgataaaattaagaaaacatCACATTTCATCTTTGCAAGAAGAACAGTCAGTTTAGAATATTTTATCCAACAATCAATTTTATCAACgaatacaaatttaaatgttgggtcccattcaaaatatgaatgaaaGGAACCGAAAAAGTTGTATCGGGACACGTACCCCGAAATTTAACCCATAATTTGGGACCCCCGTCAGCTCGGGGTccctgcattattattattattattattattattgttgttgttattgttattgttgttgttgttgttattgagaAGACATCcatgcaaaataataaaattaagaaaacatCACATTTCATCTTTGCAAGAAGAACAGTCAGTTTAGAATATTTTATCCAACAATCAATTTTATCAACgaatacaaatttaaatgttgagtcccattcaaaatatgaatgaaaGGAACCTGTCtccatctataaaaaaaaacaaaacaactaatattcattttccaaataaaaaaaagcatatttactCAAGGTTCTCCATTATTTTTGGCTCTTAGTCAGAATTATTTTacactaaaatgtattttataaattccatattaagagctaaACTTCGGTTTTATCGCTTCCTGATTTAATTCCCATCTAAAGGTTCCAACTTTGAAAATTCCTATAACCCTAATTGTAATAATTATAAGAAATATTTTGCATGGTGTATTTatattccaatttaaaaaaaaaaacatatttgcagaCGCAGCCCTATCTAGTGGAATAAGATGACACAGGTTCAATGTCAGCCGTGGGGGAATTTATCCAGCAAGGTGGATCTGTGGACCCTCCAGTCCCCTCAAGTGAAGGTGGAGGTCCTTACACTGGGGGCCATCATCAGGTCTGTTTGGAGCAAGGGGAAAGATGGTCTGCTGGAAGATGTCGTCTTGGGCTATGATGACCTGGAAGGTAAGCAGtggcaagtgaaaaaaatgtttttttaagcagTAGCACACCTGCCTCCTGTTGCTAGGTTATGTGTCGGACAAACGGTACTTTGGAGCTGTGGTGGGCCGCGTAGCCAACAGGATTGCTCAAGGATGTTTTGTAGTAGAAGGAAAAACATACCAATTAGATCTCAACAATGGACCTAATGCTCTGCATGGAGGGCTCCGTGGCTTTAATAAGGTAAGACAAagttgtggtaccgcccttcaaagtagtataaaaaggttgtaagtgtctgtaatcgggaTACTTGTGAGAcgaatgcagccatttttctgtaaacttgcttgtgtccggaatattctgtaaaaaataaaactttcgaaggaactgttcaccgatctccagcctgcattcggataaccaacattctcactacccgaaagaaaacaaacacgcggaagaaaaatattCTTTTCTTCAACAATATGGAGGAAAGTGAGCTTGACAACgagattgaagatgacatcggcGGCTCCATTTCTACCTGACTTGTTGCGATGACACCATGGAAGCCCCGAAAGTCATTTCCTGCCGTTCTCAATCTTTCACTGTAGCTAAACatgccactactactactactactcttCAGTGCAGCAGGACTCATATTCTATATTCTATTC contains:
- the LOC144061632 gene encoding rap1 GTPase-GDP dissociation stimulator 1, with the translated sequence MTDTGDSDALSDALQAISVSTELIEEELKPHLDTILAAQLEKKKDIAVQIAKSGILPILAQALQNKSSLSCQVALLVAEMAREGAVRGLCIEAGLVKVLVPHLDSSEPEMLLNTGRAIGRICFDNPYQQDQLVHSGVILKLVSIMRKHPENDPLVNVCVLALCNLADMDSAREALIEVDVGDVLIFQLKRAPDAERQHAILEILGSLAENDILKFQFVESGVPEALSELIRGLQGCSEPATLCSIKIASNLIVSLLLGDESMQKCFSEGSGMVYQDVLSWLQSSNTQLQLSGALAIANFARNDSNCVKMMDLGVVPHILTMLEQHIDEGDVSVLHAGLSALRNLAIPASNKVRMMDDGVAVRIKSLLRSDMPPVQFKLLGTLRMMADGQEEAALVLGTDATLLCRVTEWCEAKDHVGLRGEASRLLSALIRHSRRPGVIQAIVKADGIRHLISMSKSEHVIMQNEALVALAIASAIDIESMKDLFRETELLTSLKKMLEDPTGTAEVKYSALGLICSLANGGVMSAELEEVNMKDSLMKLTDHSNTQLASQASSTLALLGDTS